The nucleotide sequence TCAACTACCTCGATGTCAACGCGCAGCCGCAGATCGTCAGAGACGCGACGTTGCCGTGGTCGTTCACGATCACCACGACGGAGCCCGCGGTCGTCGGCAACGTGGTGGCGCAGGGCAACGGAGACATGATCGGTTGCCGCATCATCGTCAACGGCGAAGTCAAAGACGAACGCACCTTCAACAAAGCCGACGCCTACACCTTCTGCCTGGACAAGTCCGGATGAACCACGAACAACAGACGCGACCACCCCGCATCCCGCACACCATCCGCCGGCTTGCGCTGCCGATCCTGCTGTTCTGGATCGCGCTGGCCGCCATCACCAACATCACGGTGCCGCAGCTGGAAGAGGTCGGCAAGACCCATAACGTCGCGCTGAATTCGCCGGATGCGCCGTCGCTCAAGGCAATCAAGCGGATCGGTCAGGACTTCCACGAATTCGACACCGACAGCTCGGCCATGGTCGTGCTGGAGGGCGACAAGCCGCTCGGCGCCGACGCGCACAAGTTCTACGACGAGATGGTCCGGCGGCTCGAGGCGGACCGCAGGCACATCGAGCACGTGCAGGACTTCTGGGGCGACACCCTGACCGCGGCCGGTTCGCAGAGCTCGGACGGCAAGGCCGCGTATGTCCAGGTGTTCCTCGCCGGCAACCAGGGTTCGGCGCAAGCCAACGAAGGCGTCGGCGCCATGCGCGACATCGTCGACCGGATGCGACCGCCGCCCGGCGTCAAGGCCTACGTCACCGGCGCGGCCCCGCTCATCTCGGACCAGTTCGACGTGGGCAGCAAGGGCACCGCGAAGGTCACCCTGATCACCGTCGGGATGATCGCGCTGATGTTGTTCTTCGTGTACCGCTCCGTCCTCACCACGCTGCTGGTGCTCACGACGGTGCTGGTGGAAATGTCGGCCGCGCGCGGAATCGTCGCGTTTTTGGGCAATTCCGGGATCATCGGGCTCTCGACCTACGCGACGAACCTGCTCACGCTGCTGGTGATCGCCGCCGGAACGGACTACGCGATATTTTTCGTCGGCCGCTACCAGGAGGCGCGCAGCATCGGCGAGGATCGCGAAAAGGCTTTCTACACAATGTTTCACGGCACGGCCCATATCGTCCTGGGCTCCGGGTTGACCGTTGCCGGCGCGGTGGCCTGTCTGGGCTTCACCCGATTGCCCTATTTTCA is from Mycobacterium conspicuum and encodes:
- a CDS encoding MmpS family transport accessory protein, which produces MVLVAVVVVGVAGFAIYRLHGIFGSHYSTSANAGLSNEIVPFNPKQVVLEVFGAPGATATINYLDVNAQPQIVRDATLPWSFTITTTEPAVVGNVVAQGNGDMIGCRIIVNGEVKDERTFNKADAYTFCLDKSG